In a single window of the Bacillus mycoides genome:
- a CDS encoding proline racemase family protein, with protein MRSQRVFTTIDTHTGGNPTRTLISGLPKLIGETMAEKMLHMKKEYDWIRKLLMNEPRGHDVMSGALLTDPCHPEADIGVIYIETGGYLPMCGHDTIGVCTALVESGLIPVIEPVTSLKLDTPAGLVEVDISVQDGKAKEVSFCNIPAFLLKNISVHVEEIGTVEADIAYGGNFYAIIDAKSVGLELVPENASTIIDKAIHIRNTINEKFEIIHPEYSFIRGLTHVEFYTDPTHESAHVKNTVVVPPGGIDRSPCGTGTSAKLAVLYAHKKIDIDEEFVHESIVGSLFKGCVMNTTYVENIEAVVTKITGSAWLMGMHRFFYNEKDPLKEGFLLIPPMEHETEDVK; from the coding sequence ATGAGGTCACAAAGAGTCTTTACGACGATTGATACACATACGGGCGGGAATCCAACGAGGACATTAATTAGCGGACTTCCTAAGTTAATTGGGGAGACGATGGCAGAGAAGATGTTACATATGAAAAAGGAGTATGACTGGATTCGTAAATTGTTAATGAATGAGCCACGTGGTCATGATGTAATGTCAGGAGCACTATTAACAGATCCGTGTCATCCTGAAGCTGATATAGGTGTTATATACATAGAGACAGGTGGATATTTGCCGATGTGTGGCCACGATACAATCGGTGTATGTACAGCTTTAGTTGAATCAGGTTTAATTCCAGTAATTGAACCGGTTACTTCTTTAAAGCTAGATACACCAGCTGGCTTAGTTGAAGTAGATATTTCTGTTCAAGATGGGAAAGCGAAAGAAGTCTCCTTCTGTAACATACCAGCTTTTTTACTGAAAAATATTTCTGTACACGTCGAAGAAATTGGAACTGTAGAGGCTGATATTGCGTATGGAGGGAATTTTTATGCCATTATCGATGCGAAGTCAGTAGGTTTAGAGTTAGTACCAGAAAACGCATCTACAATCATTGATAAGGCTATTCATATTAGAAATACAATTAATGAGAAGTTTGAAATCATTCATCCAGAGTATTCGTTTATAAGAGGATTAACACATGTTGAATTTTATACAGATCCTACTCATGAAAGTGCGCATGTGAAAAATACAGTTGTTGTTCCGCCAGGAGGAATTGATCGATCTCCATGCGGCACAGGAACATCAGCGAAGTTAGCTGTATTATATGCTCATAAAAAAATTGATATCGATGAAGAATTTGTTCATGAGAGTATTGTAGGTTCTTTATTTAAAGGGTGTGTTATGAATACAACATATGTAGAAAATATTGAAGCTGTAGTAACGAAAATTACGGGATCAGCTTGGCTTATGGGTATGCATAGATTTTTTTACAATGAAAAGGATCCACTTAAAGAAGGCTTTTTGCTAATTCCGCCGATGGAACATGAAACGGAGGATGTAAAATGA
- a CDS encoding proline racemase family protein, producing the protein MNIQKMYTAVDVHVNGEAFRVMKDVPCKYYYSLEQLNEQFSGELAEEMKLLLNEPRGFIGLNGCIVVPSIHNEVDAAVLFFNHEGSIPLHYGGIVAVITMLLESGYLKKRESNQYKIETLSGIFSVDAYVENDEVVSVSIESKLCYMIEKNLKIGNISYSLIQADKVYAVVEKDTYSPEISIENISKLKKWGEATLQTIQKQSLIKRLILVDSMQKEKNHIKSITFHEDNFIVRSPGFVSTIVSYVHTLFKNDYIADKPFRNESIFNSFITVEKVKKEELGYIFRFESRGFITGMQTFILDPTDPFPTGFLLK; encoded by the coding sequence ATGAACATTCAAAAAATGTATACAGCAGTAGACGTACACGTAAATGGCGAGGCGTTTCGTGTAATGAAAGACGTACCATGCAAATACTATTACAGTTTGGAGCAATTAAATGAACAATTTTCAGGTGAATTAGCAGAAGAAATGAAGCTTTTATTAAATGAACCACGTGGTTTTATCGGTTTAAATGGATGTATTGTCGTTCCTTCTATTCATAATGAAGTGGATGCAGCTGTATTGTTTTTTAATCATGAAGGATCCATTCCTCTTCATTACGGAGGCATTGTCGCAGTAATAACGATGTTACTAGAAAGCGGGTATTTAAAAAAGAGAGAGTCTAATCAATACAAAATCGAAACGCTATCTGGCATATTTTCAGTCGATGCATATGTAGAGAATGATGAAGTTGTATCTGTTTCGATTGAAAGCAAACTATGTTATATGATTGAGAAAAATTTAAAGATTGGTAATATAAGTTACTCTCTCATACAGGCAGATAAAGTATATGCAGTTGTAGAAAAAGATACGTATTCGCCAGAAATCAGTATTGAAAACATCTCTAAATTAAAAAAATGGGGTGAAGCTACACTTCAAACTATACAAAAACAGTCATTAATAAAAAGACTTATTTTAGTAGATTCTATGCAAAAAGAAAAGAACCATATAAAGTCGATTACATTTCATGAAGATAACTTTATAGTACGTTCACCAGGTTTTGTTTCTACTATTGTGTCTTATGTTCATACATTATTTAAAAATGATTATATAGCGGATAAACCTTTTAGAAATGAAAGTATTTTTAACAGCTTTATAACAGTAGAAAAAGTGAAGAAAGAAGAACTCGGATACATTTTTCGATTTGAAAGTAGAGGGTTTATTACAGGTATGCAAACATTTATATTAGATCCTACTGATCCGTTTCCAACAGGTTTCTTATTAAAATAA
- the dapA gene encoding 4-hydroxy-tetrahydrodipicolinate synthase: MQKIKGAFPVLITPMDEFQEIDWKGVKQNVNYFIEQKVAGIIINGSTGEFVSLSKEERFNMVETVLKEVDGRIPVIVGTAAETTKETIEYTKHAEAHGADCALIINSYYCKPKEEEIYFHFKEISNAVNIPIMLYNNPFTSGVDMSTELMLRIGKECKNVTHIKESSGDIRKARDLVRQGEGAFQVFCGSEDLVMESYLVGASGWVSVAGNIVPGLVTKMYEHFQNGELEKAWEMNDAILPLCEFLEGSGKYVQIVKRSMELHGQVGGPSRYPRLGLTEEEDQKLQAILLEIAAHAAV, encoded by the coding sequence ATGCAAAAAATTAAAGGGGCATTTCCAGTATTAATAACACCGATGGATGAATTTCAAGAGATTGATTGGAAAGGCGTAAAACAAAACGTAAACTACTTTATTGAGCAAAAGGTAGCTGGAATTATTATTAATGGAAGTACAGGGGAATTTGTTAGTTTATCAAAAGAAGAACGATTTAACATGGTAGAAACAGTATTAAAAGAAGTTGATGGCCGTATTCCTGTCATTGTTGGAACTGCTGCAGAGACGACGAAAGAAACGATTGAATATACGAAACATGCAGAAGCGCACGGAGCGGATTGCGCATTAATTATAAACTCTTACTATTGTAAACCGAAGGAAGAGGAGATTTATTTTCATTTTAAAGAAATCTCAAACGCTGTAAATATACCAATTATGCTATACAATAACCCATTTACTTCTGGTGTTGATATGAGCACAGAGTTAATGCTCCGTATTGGAAAAGAGTGTAAAAATGTTACACATATTAAAGAATCTAGCGGAGATATTCGAAAAGCGAGAGATTTAGTAAGACAAGGTGAAGGTGCTTTCCAAGTCTTCTGCGGATCTGAAGATTTAGTTATGGAATCTTATTTAGTTGGTGCATCGGGATGGGTTTCAGTAGCCGGAAATATCGTTCCAGGACTCGTTACGAAAATGTATGAGCATTTTCAAAATGGTGAATTAGAAAAAGCGTGGGAAATGAACGATGCTATTTTACCTCTTTGTGAGTTTCTTGAAGGATCAGGAAAGTATGTGCAAATCGTTAAACGTTCAATGGAATTACATGGGCAAGTCGGAGGACCTTCACGTTATCCGAGATTAGGATTAACTGAAGAAGAAGATCAAAAGCTTCAAGCTATTTTACTAGAAATTGCAGCTCATGCAGCTGTTTAA
- a CDS encoding aldehyde dehydrogenase family protein: MLTTNIELKPKVKAFLNEEIKMFINGEFVSSISGKTFETYNPATEDVLAVVCEAQEEDVDVAVKAARFAFESGPWAEMTTAERAHLIYKLADLIEEHREELAQLEALDNGKPYQVALDDDISATVENYRYYAGWATKIIGQTIPISKDYLNYTRHEPVGVVGQIIPWNFPLVMSSWKMGAALATGCTIVLKPAEQTPLSLLYTAKLFKEAGFPNGVVNFVPGFGPEAGSAIVNHHDIDKVAFTGSTVTGKYIMRQSAETIKHVTLELGGKSPNIILEDADLEEAINGAFQGIMYNHGQNCSAGSRVFVHRKHYEIVVNELVKMANDVKLGAGMEAETEMGPLVSKKQQERVLNYIEQGKSEGATVAAGGKRAFEKGYFVQPTVFTNVTDDMTIVKEEIFGPVVVVLPFDSTEEVIERANRSSYGLAAGVWTQNIKTGHQVANKLKAGTVWINDYNLENAAAPFGGYKQSGIGRELGSYALDNYTEVKSVWVNIK, encoded by the coding sequence ATGTTAACGACAAACATTGAGCTGAAACCAAAAGTGAAAGCGTTTTTAAATGAAGAAATTAAAATGTTTATTAATGGTGAATTTGTTTCTTCAATAAGTGGAAAGACGTTTGAAACATACAATCCAGCAACAGAAGATGTTCTAGCAGTCGTATGTGAAGCGCAAGAAGAAGATGTTGATGTCGCAGTAAAAGCGGCAAGATTTGCTTTTGAATCAGGCCCGTGGGCAGAGATGACTACTGCTGAAAGAGCACACCTTATTTATAAATTAGCAGATTTAATTGAAGAGCATAGAGAAGAATTAGCACAGCTGGAAGCTTTAGATAATGGAAAACCATATCAAGTAGCACTTGATGATGATATCTCAGCGACTGTAGAAAATTACCGCTATTACGCGGGATGGGCTACAAAAATTATTGGTCAAACCATTCCAATTTCAAAAGACTATTTAAATTACACACGCCATGAACCGGTTGGCGTTGTAGGTCAAATTATCCCGTGGAATTTTCCGCTCGTTATGTCTTCTTGGAAAATGGGAGCCGCTCTTGCGACGGGTTGTACGATTGTATTAAAACCAGCAGAGCAAACACCTTTATCTTTACTATATACAGCGAAGCTTTTTAAAGAAGCTGGTTTTCCAAACGGTGTCGTAAACTTTGTACCAGGTTTCGGTCCTGAAGCAGGATCGGCAATTGTAAACCATCATGATATTGATAAAGTAGCTTTCACAGGTTCAACAGTTACAGGGAAATATATTATGCGTCAATCTGCAGAAACAATTAAACATGTAACGTTAGAACTTGGTGGTAAGTCACCAAACATCATTTTAGAAGACGCTGACTTAGAAGAAGCGATTAACGGTGCGTTCCAAGGCATTATGTATAATCATGGTCAAAATTGTAGCGCAGGATCTCGAGTTTTCGTTCATCGGAAGCATTATGAAATAGTCGTAAATGAACTTGTAAAAATGGCGAATGACGTGAAGCTAGGGGCAGGTATGGAGGCGGAAACTGAAATGGGACCGCTCGTATCTAAAAAACAACAAGAGCGTGTGCTAAATTACATTGAACAAGGAAAATCTGAAGGTGCTACTGTTGCAGCTGGTGGTAAACGTGCATTTGAAAAAGGTTATTTTGTACAGCCAACAGTATTCACAAATGTTACAGACGATATGACAATCGTTAAGGAAGAAATTTTCGGACCAGTTGTCGTTGTACTCCCGTTCGATTCGACAGAAGAAGTAATTGAAAGAGCAAATCGCTCGTCTTACGGGCTTGCTGCGGGCGTATGGACACAAAATATTAAAACCGGACATCAAGTTGCCAATAAATTAAAGGCAGGAACAGTGTGGATTAATGATTATAACTTAGAAAATGCAGCTGCACCATTTGGCGGATATAAGCAATCTGGTATCGGACGTGAATTAGGTTCATACGCCCTTGATAACTATACAGAAGTGAAAAGTGTTTGGGTAAATATAAAGTAA
- a CDS encoding alanine/glycine:cation symporter family protein — protein sequence MEKLVEWLVGQVWSIGLVVFALGAGVYFTIATRFLQIRYFKEMIKLLFEGKSSETGISSFQAFCLALSGRVGIGNIAGVATAIAFGGPGAVFWMWVMALLGAASAFVESTLAQVYKSKVGNEYRGGTPYFIEKGLKMKWFAVIVAVVVTLSYGVLLPGIQSSSIAVGFENSNGISKYITGILLVVLLAAIIFGGVKRIAGVSQMLVPFMAIGYVIVTCIVLIANVTEIPSMFALIFSSAFGVNEMFGGIVGAAIAWGVKRAVFSNVAGVGEATYSSAAAEVSHPAKQGLVQAFSVYIDTIVVCTATALMILITGMYNVIPEGKSAIVKNMGNVDAGPIYTQQAVETVMTGFGPLFISIAIFFFAFTTLLAYYYIAETTITYLDRDLKYSWLKSVLKIGFLIMVYIGSVESASLLWNLGDLGIGSMAWLNLIAILLLSKTALKVLKDYETQKKEGKDPVFDPKNVGIEGLTFWEERSKEVERKNSKEKVSVDNGLKL from the coding sequence ATGGAGAAATTAGTAGAATGGTTAGTAGGGCAAGTTTGGAGTATTGGCTTAGTTGTTTTTGCATTAGGAGCAGGAGTGTATTTCACAATTGCAACTCGTTTTTTACAAATTCGCTATTTTAAGGAGATGATTAAACTATTATTTGAAGGGAAGAGCTCGGAGACTGGGATATCATCCTTTCAAGCATTTTGTTTGGCGTTATCAGGTAGGGTTGGAATTGGTAATATCGCAGGAGTAGCGACAGCTATCGCTTTCGGCGGACCTGGAGCTGTATTTTGGATGTGGGTGATGGCATTATTAGGAGCAGCTAGTGCATTTGTTGAATCAACATTAGCACAAGTATATAAAAGTAAAGTAGGCAATGAATACCGTGGTGGTACGCCATATTTCATTGAGAAAGGCTTGAAAATGAAATGGTTTGCGGTCATTGTAGCGGTCGTTGTAACACTATCATATGGCGTTTTATTACCAGGTATTCAATCGAGTAGTATCGCAGTTGGATTTGAAAATTCAAATGGTATTAGCAAATATATAACTGGTATATTGTTAGTCGTATTATTAGCAGCTATCATTTTTGGTGGCGTAAAGAGAATTGCGGGCGTTTCTCAAATGCTAGTTCCATTTATGGCAATTGGTTATGTAATTGTTACATGTATCGTATTAATTGCGAATGTAACGGAAATTCCAAGTATGTTTGCTTTAATTTTCTCAAGTGCTTTTGGTGTAAATGAAATGTTTGGCGGCATCGTCGGCGCAGCTATTGCATGGGGTGTAAAGCGTGCTGTATTTTCAAATGTTGCTGGTGTTGGAGAAGCAACGTATAGCTCTGCCGCTGCTGAAGTATCTCATCCTGCAAAACAAGGGCTAGTTCAAGCGTTTTCTGTATATATTGATACAATTGTAGTATGTACAGCGACAGCTCTTATGATATTAATAACAGGTATGTATAATGTAATACCTGAAGGGAAAAGCGCTATTGTAAAGAATATGGGAAATGTAGATGCAGGTCCAATCTATACACAACAAGCAGTTGAAACTGTTATGACAGGATTTGGTCCATTATTTATTTCAATCGCAATCTTCTTTTTTGCATTTACAACTTTACTCGCGTACTACTATATCGCTGAAACGACAATCACTTATTTAGATCGTGACCTCAAATATAGCTGGTTAAAATCAGTTTTGAAAATTGGGTTTTTAATTATGGTTTACATCGGTAGCGTAGAATCAGCTTCGCTATTATGGAACCTTGGAGATTTAGGAATCGGTAGTATGGCATGGTTAAACTTAATCGCGATTCTATTATTAAGTAAAACGGCATTAAAAGTGTTAAAAGACTATGAAACGCAGAAAAAAGAAGGGAAAGATCCAGTGTTTGATCCTAAAAATGTGGGAATTGAAGGTTTAACATTTTGGGAAGAAAGAAGTAAAGAGGTTGAAAGGAAAAATTCTAAAGAAAAAGTGTCAGTAGATAATGGGCTGAAACTGTAG
- a CDS encoding carboxymuconolactone decarboxylase family protein has product MENQQYGSINDVLLDYKEGIGNFTQQIPEIAETYNAFTQACFQEGTLTKREKQLIALGISLATQDEYCTIYHTKGCIDQGCSDKEILEACGVSAAFAGGAAMSQAVTLVQECLVELKHQNH; this is encoded by the coding sequence ATGGAAAATCAACAATATGGCTCTATAAATGATGTATTACTTGATTATAAAGAAGGTATAGGGAATTTTACGCAACAAATCCCTGAAATTGCAGAAACATATAACGCTTTTACACAAGCATGTTTTCAGGAGGGTACATTAACTAAAAGAGAAAAGCAGCTCATTGCATTAGGGATTAGTTTAGCAACACAAGACGAATATTGTACGATTTATCATACGAAGGGCTGTATTGACCAAGGATGTTCTGATAAAGAAATTTTAGAAGCTTGTGGTGTTTCAGCCGCGTTTGCTGGGGGAGCTGCAATGAGTCAGGCAGTAACCTTAGTACAAGAATGTCTGGTGGAATTGAAACATCAAAATCATTAA
- a CDS encoding HD domain-containing protein, giving the protein MKYILDRTYARELLQWAYEQNPGPWFDHSRNVALATEKIVVELINNGYDLDADIAYNAALLHDIGRYKGFTKSVIHSYDGYMYMNDLGYTGNAIICVTHSFPCKNEHLDIAAEWSIVPDYMESRLIEILNENSDYDLYNKVITLCDALADAEGFTTLEKRLVSVGLRHGTTSHTSLHWKGFYAIKKELESLIGKSIYTLLPNIETSIYKNIEY; this is encoded by the coding sequence ATGAAATATATATTAGATAGGACATATGCAAGAGAATTACTCCAGTGGGCATATGAACAAAACCCAGGTCCGTGGTTCGATCATTCACGTAATGTTGCCCTTGCAACTGAAAAGATAGTTGTTGAACTTATTAATAATGGGTACGACCTAGATGCTGATATAGCATACAACGCTGCCCTCCTGCATGACATAGGAAGATATAAAGGTTTTACTAAATCTGTTATTCATTCCTATGATGGTTATATGTATATGAATGATTTAGGGTATACAGGAAACGCCATTATATGTGTGACGCATTCATTTCCTTGCAAAAATGAGCATTTAGATATCGCGGCAGAGTGGAGCATTGTTCCTGATTATATGGAAAGCCGATTAATTGAAATATTGAATGAAAACAGTGACTACGACTTATACAATAAGGTGATTACCCTTTGTGACGCACTTGCTGATGCGGAAGGCTTTACTACTCTTGAAAAAAGATTGGTTTCAGTTGGTTTACGTCATGGCACAACCTCTCATACTTCTTTACATTGGAAGGGATTCTATGCAATTAAGAAAGAATTAGAATCTTTAATTGGTAAGAGCATATACACACTTCTCCCTAATATAGAGACATCGATTTATAAAAATATAGAATATTAA
- a CDS encoding GNAT family N-acetyltransferase: MRSIVIEEIKRLDEDIEELSELLKTVVNDGASIGFLPPLEQKEATNYWQTVLAPEVILYVAKINNEVAGSIQLHLVTKPNGIHRAEICKLMTHPNYRRNGIGRLLMQKAEERAKQENRSLLVLDTREGDSSNRLYKSLGFQESGKIPGYAISPNGELDATVIYYKMI, translated from the coding sequence ATGCGAAGTATAGTAATAGAAGAAATTAAACGACTTGATGAAGACATTGAAGAGCTTTCTGAACTGTTGAAAACTGTAGTAAATGATGGGGCGTCAATTGGTTTTTTACCTCCACTGGAACAAAAAGAAGCAACAAATTATTGGCAAACTGTATTAGCACCAGAAGTGATATTGTATGTTGCTAAAATAAACAATGAAGTGGCAGGGAGTATTCAATTACATTTAGTTACAAAGCCTAATGGGATACATAGAGCTGAAATTTGCAAGTTAATGACTCATCCGAATTATAGACGAAATGGTATTGGGCGTTTACTTATGCAAAAAGCAGAAGAACGGGCAAAGCAAGAAAACAGATCTCTTTTAGTATTAGATACTAGAGAAGGAGATTCTTCCAATAGATTGTACAAGTCATTAGGCTTTCAAGAATCCGGTAAAATACCGGGGTATGCAATTTCTCCGAATGGTGAGTTAGATGCAACGGTTATTTATTATAAAATGATTTAG
- a CDS encoding DinB family protein: protein MLKLFQYNWQVRDDWFTLCEDMSAEELVKKRVGGFGSILHTLFHIVDVEYMWILGLRGEPVPEEPLFEDYASLQKVKNLSDQYHEKVKPFVTSWTNEMDSRKLSETDFNEEPISSRDAPIRRRVIECTHGEIIRHVIVHEIHHIGQLSIWAREIGKEPVSANLRGRGLFDN from the coding sequence ATGTTGAAACTGTTTCAATATAACTGGCAAGTTCGTGATGATTGGTTTACATTGTGCGAAGACATGTCGGCTGAAGAACTGGTAAAGAAACGGGTCGGTGGGTTCGGCAGTATACTACATACCCTATTTCACATTGTAGATGTGGAATATATGTGGATCTTAGGTTTGCGAGGTGAACCAGTGCCTGAGGAGCCATTGTTTGAAGATTATGCTAGCTTGCAAAAAGTGAAAAATCTTTCGGATCAATACCACGAGAAAGTGAAGCCATTTGTGACCTCTTGGACAAATGAAATGGATTCTCGGAAACTTTCAGAAACTGATTTCAATGAAGAACCGATTAGCTCTAGAGACGCCCCAATCAGGCGCCGAGTCATTGAATGTACACACGGAGAGATAATACGTCATGTCATTGTCCATGAAATCCACCATATCGGCCAGTTATCTATATGGGCACGTGAGATAGGAAAGGAGCCAGTTTCCGCAAATCTGAGAGGGAGAGGGCTATTTGATAACTAG
- a CDS encoding lytic polysaccharide monooxygenase, which produces MKKTSLQKVKKVILSGGILLTGLLTFGFSEKASAHGYVESPASRSYLCKQGVNVNCGPVQYEPQSVEGIGGFPQLGPSDGQIAGAGHFPALDVQAVDRWKKVTLNGGMNTFKWKLTAPHSTKEWKYYITKKDWNPNMPLTRSSLDLVPFYVKNDGGVRPGTTVTHEANVPTDRNGYHLILAVWEIADTGNAFYQVIDVNLVNNGLNSNFAFNNVVQVPKLF; this is translated from the coding sequence ATGAAAAAGACAAGTTTACAAAAGGTGAAGAAGGTTATATTAAGTGGCGGGATATTACTTACGGGGTTATTAACATTTGGATTTTCAGAAAAGGCTTCAGCTCATGGGTATGTAGAATCACCAGCGAGCCGATCTTATTTATGTAAGCAAGGGGTAAATGTAAATTGCGGTCCAGTTCAATATGAACCACAAAGTGTAGAAGGAATAGGGGGTTTTCCGCAATTAGGACCTTCTGATGGACAAATCGCAGGAGCTGGCCATTTTCCTGCTTTAGACGTTCAAGCAGTTGATAGGTGGAAGAAAGTTACGTTAAACGGCGGGATGAATACATTCAAGTGGAAACTAACCGCTCCTCATAGTACGAAAGAATGGAAATACTACATTACAAAGAAGGATTGGAATCCAAATATGCCTTTAACAAGGTCTAGTTTAGATTTAGTGCCGTTCTATGTAAAAAATGATGGCGGAGTTAGACCGGGGACAACAGTAACGCATGAAGCAAATGTACCAACTGACCGTAATGGCTACCATCTTATTTTAGCTGTTTGGGAGATTGCGGACACTGGAAATGCGTTTTATCAAGTTATTGATGTGAACCTTGTGAATAATGGTTTAAATTCCAATTTTGCTTTTAACAATGTAGTGCAAGTTCCTAAACTATTTTAA
- the ppaC gene encoding manganese-dependent inorganic pyrophosphatase yields MEKVLVFGHKNPDTDAICSAIAYAELKKELGMNAEPVRLGEISGETQFALDSFKVEGPRFVETVANEVDNVILVDHNERQQSANDIESVRVLEVIDHHRIANFETSDPIYYRCEPVGCTATILNKMYKENGVTIRKEVAGLMLSAIISDSLLFKSPTCTEQDVAAARELAEIAGVDADSYGLEMLKAGADLSGKTMEQLISLDAKEFQMGNAKVEIAQVNAVDTNDVLVHQAELEKVITTVVEEKGLDLFLFVVTDILTNDSVGLAIGKATNVVEKAYNVTLQNNTATLKGVVSRKKQIVPVLTETFQA; encoded by the coding sequence ATGGAAAAAGTACTAGTTTTCGGGCATAAAAACCCAGATACAGATGCAATTTGTTCTGCGATTGCTTATGCAGAATTGAAAAAAGAATTAGGAATGAATGCTGAGCCTGTACGTTTAGGCGAAATCAGTGGTGAAACTCAATTTGCGTTAGACTCTTTTAAAGTAGAAGGACCGCGTTTTGTTGAGACAGTAGCAAACGAAGTGGACAACGTTATTTTAGTTGACCATAACGAGCGTCAACAAAGTGCTAACGATATCGAATCTGTTCGTGTGTTAGAAGTTATTGACCATCACCGTATTGCTAACTTTGAAACAAGCGATCCTATTTACTACCGTTGTGAGCCAGTTGGATGTACAGCTACAATCTTAAACAAAATGTACAAAGAAAATGGCGTTACAATTCGTAAAGAAGTTGCTGGTTTAATGTTATCTGCAATCATTTCAGATTCTTTACTATTCAAATCTCCAACTTGCACAGAACAAGACGTAGCAGCAGCTCGTGAATTAGCGGAAATCGCTGGTGTAGATGCAGATAGCTACGGCTTAGAAATGTTAAAAGCTGGTGCTGATTTAAGCGGAAAAACAATGGAGCAATTAATCTCTCTTGACGCTAAAGAATTCCAAATGGGTAACGCGAAAGTTGAAATCGCACAAGTAAACGCTGTTGATACAAACGACGTTCTTGTACACCAAGCAGAACTTGAAAAAGTTATCACTACAGTAGTAGAAGAAAAAGGTTTGGACCTATTCTTATTCGTTGTAACTGATATCTTAACTAACGATTCTGTTGGTCTTGCGATTGGTAAAGCAACAAACGTTGTTGAGAAAGCTTACAACGTAACATTACAAAACAACACAGCTACTTTAAAAGGTGTTGTATCTCGTAAAAAACAAATCGTTCCTGTATTAACAGAAACATTCCAAGCTTAA
- a CDS encoding DUF4017 family protein, which yields MKNILPALLAYIIVCIIAIIIPASEGYNTVGWKFFVGQAYAIPIFIIAAIITFYINKKRSYE from the coding sequence ATGAAAAATATACTCCCAGCATTATTAGCTTATATTATTGTTTGTATCATCGCGATTATCATTCCAGCATCTGAGGGCTATAATACTGTAGGTTGGAAATTCTTTGTTGGGCAAGCGTACGCAATACCTATTTTCATTATTGCAGCTATTATCACATTTTATATAAATAAGAAACGATCTTATGAATAA
- a CDS encoding DUF6884 domain-containing protein, producing MKRLCIIPCGKKKIWDKYSDYREAEAKDVYISPFGKACQAYATEFFENWVILSAKHGFLRPNDIVKGNYDLAFDSNSNEIISIDQLKQQMIDKDLLQFDEIVLLAGKKHKKVVTKLYPEEIITYPLEGCKGIGYMLQRLNGAVEAQKEV from the coding sequence ATGAAAAGGTTATGCATAATTCCATGCGGAAAGAAGAAAATTTGGGATAAGTACTCAGATTACAGAGAGGCAGAGGCAAAAGATGTATATATTAGTCCATTCGGAAAAGCATGTCAGGCGTATGCAACTGAGTTTTTCGAGAATTGGGTTATATTATCAGCAAAGCATGGATTTTTAAGACCAAATGATATTGTAAAGGGAAATTATGATCTTGCATTTGATTCAAATAGTAATGAGATTATTAGCATAGATCAATTAAAACAACAGATGATTGATAAAGATTTACTTCAGTTTGATGAAATAGTATTACTTGCAGGGAAGAAGCATAAAAAAGTTGTGACGAAGCTATATCCAGAAGAAATCATTACATATCCATTAGAAGGGTGTAAAGGAATTGGGTATATGTTGCAGAGGTTGAATGGGGCAGTGGAAGCGCAGAAGGAAGTATAG